One segment of Paenibacillus rhizovicinus DNA contains the following:
- the nadE gene encoding ammonia-dependent NAD(+) synthetase gives MSLQEQIIQELGVKPEIDPQQEIRKRVDFLKEYVRKSGTSGLLIAISGGIDSAVATGLCKQATDELSEETGKEYMTLGVFQPYGEQSDIADSYATAEAFNLKYRVETNIQEAVDEIALEVEHSLKSIGISKHISRGGKGNVKARTRMVTQYALAFELNLLVVGTDHASEAITGFYTKWGDGAVDITPLSTLNKRQVRLVAAALGVPGAVVTKAPTAGLWDGQTDEDELGITYDENSSYLEGKVISDESREKLEKQYLKTAHKRNSIPGI, from the coding sequence ATGAGCTTGCAGGAACAGATCATTCAAGAGCTTGGCGTTAAGCCCGAGATCGATCCGCAGCAGGAGATTCGCAAACGGGTGGATTTCTTGAAAGAATACGTACGCAAATCCGGTACGTCCGGCTTGCTGATCGCAATCAGCGGCGGTATCGACAGCGCGGTCGCAACGGGTTTGTGCAAACAAGCGACCGACGAGCTGAGCGAAGAAACCGGCAAGGAATACATGACCTTGGGCGTGTTCCAGCCTTACGGCGAGCAGTCCGATATTGCCGACAGCTACGCGACGGCGGAAGCGTTCAACCTGAAGTACCGCGTCGAGACGAACATCCAGGAAGCGGTTGATGAAATCGCGCTGGAAGTCGAGCACAGCCTCAAGTCGATCGGCATCTCCAAGCATATCAGCCGGGGCGGCAAGGGCAACGTCAAAGCGCGGACCCGCATGGTCACGCAATACGCGCTCGCGTTCGAACTGAACCTGCTCGTTGTCGGTACGGATCATGCCTCCGAAGCGATTACCGGTTTCTATACCAAGTGGGGCGACGGAGCGGTCGACATTACGCCGCTCAGCACCTTGAACAAGCGTCAAGTCCGCCTCGTGGCGGCAGCGCTTGGCGTTCCGGGCGCCGTCGTCACGAAAGCGCCGACCGCAGGACTGTGGGATGGCCAGACCGACGAGGACGAGCTCGGCATCACGTACGACGAGAACAGTTCCTACCTCGAAGGCAAGGTAATCAGCGACGAGTCCCGCGAGAAGCTGGAGAAGCAGTATCTCAAGACCGCGCATAAACGGAATTCGATTCCTGGCATTTAA
- a CDS encoding BrxA/BrxB family bacilliredoxin — MSMSFERYMLDMVQPMRDDLTRLGIEELRTPEAVEEKLPNAQGTTLVVINSVCGCAAGQCRPGVAQALQGEKLPDQLYTVFAGQDKEATAKAREYFAPYPPSSPSIALLKDGELVHFIERHQIENRSAADIAADLTSAFERHC, encoded by the coding sequence ATGTCGATGTCTTTCGAACGATACATGCTTGATATGGTCCAGCCGATGCGCGACGACCTGACACGTCTGGGAATCGAGGAGCTGCGCACGCCTGAAGCGGTAGAGGAAAAGCTGCCGAACGCGCAAGGAACGACGCTTGTCGTTATTAACTCCGTTTGCGGCTGTGCCGCAGGCCAATGCCGTCCGGGCGTTGCCCAAGCGCTGCAAGGCGAGAAGCTGCCTGACCAATTGTACACGGTATTCGCAGGTCAAGATAAAGAAGCGACTGCGAAAGCACGCGAATATTTCGCTCCATACCCGCCGTCTTCGCCTTCCATCGCGCTGCTCAAAGACGGAGAACTCGTTCATTTCATCGAGCGCCACCAAATCGAGAACCGTTCGGCCGCCGACATCGCAGCAGATTTGACTTCTGCTTTCGAGCGGCACTGCTAA
- a CDS encoding DUF3905 domain-containing protein produces the protein MNEDNEQQSKGPSAGGDDPELDPYEINFLPQFRSGRGPRAPFVNSSGVVIGDHMYESPNSPLSNWTAETDPAIMAGSEWVHPFKDVGFLTGENRDYFEQGIGPQGGIFTHPEHNAAFEAMNEGVSEDDSQ, from the coding sequence ATGAACGAGGATAACGAACAGCAGTCGAAAGGGCCTAGCGCCGGCGGCGATGATCCGGAGCTGGATCCGTACGAAATCAATTTCCTGCCCCAATTTCGCAGCGGACGCGGTCCGAGAGCGCCATTCGTGAACAGCAGCGGCGTCGTTATTGGCGATCATATGTACGAATCGCCAAACTCGCCGCTCAGCAACTGGACGGCGGAGACCGATCCTGCGATCATGGCGGGCAGCGAATGGGTGCATCCGTTCAAGGACGTCGGATTTCTGACCGGCGAGAACCGGGATTATTTCGAGCAGGGCATCGGGCCGCAGGGCGGCATCTTCACGCATCCCGAACATAATGCGGCGTTCGAAGCGATGAACGAAGGCGTATCCGAGGACGATTCGCAGTGA
- a CDS encoding ATP-binding protein, with translation MLGLAVCIDVQGFDLGYLYAQLIIGSLYGGPVVTMGLAVIYAMAQWLMMDGSWGWIEMAGTLLFVIPIISLYNHDFFRKNTRTKYTVALGLTALVLLIRLCAFIRFYDVRHPDLQTSDYITIIAHQLSYLVIVSIGIACAEHFIRFRQVHHRLVKVSDKFRIEVQKLQQFIEETPLGVIFVDQTGTITHINEMAIHLLKDKVGGKTRDELLGQPFTIMYDHIEKDVMGRLIHQALNGHKVTTEYVQDQGKIYLNSGICVRDMANNEIIGAALIAHDMTELSRLRDELGRMERLSLVGQMAASITHEIRNPLAVIRGFVQLMGERSPDNQKEYYRIVIEELDRANCIINDFLSLAQNRVIEKNSRSLHDIINEILPLLWADANMRGQSLELKLADYIPMLMLNEKEMKQLILNLSRNGMEAMDQHGILSLETATFENYVELRVTDTGSGIPKEKLEHLFEPFYTTKSHGTGLGLPLCLSIMERHGGVIQVESKEGTGTTFVVRFDRNRNAYEAAAARSRD, from the coding sequence ATGTTAGGCCTTGCGGTTTGCATCGATGTACAAGGGTTTGACCTGGGCTACTTGTACGCGCAGCTGATTATCGGTTCTTTATACGGCGGTCCGGTGGTAACCATGGGGCTTGCGGTCATCTACGCGATGGCCCAATGGCTCATGATGGACGGCAGCTGGGGATGGATCGAGATGGCGGGGACGCTGCTGTTCGTCATTCCTATTATCTCGCTGTACAATCACGACTTTTTCCGGAAGAATACCAGAACGAAGTATACCGTGGCGCTCGGTTTGACGGCGCTTGTACTGTTGATTCGGTTATGCGCTTTCATTCGGTTCTACGATGTCCGGCATCCCGATTTGCAGACATCGGATTACATAACGATTATCGCTCACCAATTGTCCTATTTGGTCATCGTGAGCATCGGCATTGCCTGCGCGGAGCATTTCATCCGGTTTCGGCAAGTGCATCACCGGTTGGTCAAAGTGTCGGACAAGTTCCGCATCGAGGTGCAGAAGCTGCAGCAATTCATAGAAGAAACGCCGCTCGGCGTCATCTTCGTCGACCAAACGGGCACCATTACGCATATTAACGAGATGGCGATCCATCTGTTGAAGGACAAAGTAGGCGGCAAGACGCGCGACGAGCTGCTCGGACAGCCGTTCACGATCATGTACGACCATATCGAGAAGGATGTCATGGGGCGTCTGATCCATCAAGCTTTGAACGGTCATAAAGTCACGACGGAATACGTGCAGGACCAGGGGAAAATCTATCTCAACTCCGGCATTTGCGTACGCGATATGGCGAATAATGAAATCATCGGCGCGGCGCTGATCGCCCACGATATGACGGAGCTGAGCCGGCTGCGCGACGAGCTCGGACGCATGGAGAGGCTCAGTCTTGTCGGACAGATGGCAGCGAGCATTACGCACGAGATCCGCAACCCGCTGGCGGTTATCCGGGGATTCGTGCAGCTGATGGGCGAGCGCAGTCCCGACAATCAGAAGGAGTATTACCGGATCGTCATCGAAGAGCTGGACCGGGCGAACTGCATCATCAACGACTTCTTGTCGCTGGCACAGAACCGGGTCATCGAGAAAAACAGCCGCTCGCTGCATGATATCATCAACGAAATCTTGCCGCTGCTCTGGGCCGATGCCAATATGCGCGGCCAGTCGCTGGAGCTGAAGCTGGCGGACTACATACCCATGCTGATGCTGAACGAGAAAGAGATGAAGCAGCTTATCCTGAACCTTTCCCGCAACGGGATGGAAGCGATGGATCAGCATGGCATCCTGTCTTTGGAAACGGCCACATTCGAGAATTACGTGGAGCTGCGCGTCACGGATACCGGAAGCGGCATCCCGAAGGAAAAGCTGGAGCATCTGTTCGAGCCGTTCTACACAACGAAGTCCCATGGCACGGGGCTTGGTCTTCCGCTCTGCCTCAGCATCATGGAACGTCATGGCGGCGTGATCCAGGTGGAATCCAAAGAAGGTACCGGCACGACGTTCGTCGTCCGCTTCGACCGCAACCGCAACGCCTACGAAGCGGCCGCTGCACGGAGCCGGGACTGA
- a CDS encoding BaiN/RdsA family NAD(P)/FAD-dependent oxidoreductase: MIYDVIIIGGGSAGLMAGIAASKNGARTLLLDKGDKLGRKLGISGGGRCNVTNNKDMDELIKHIPGNGRFLYSALTSFGNKDIIAFFEGLGIALKEEDNGRMFPVTDNAKTVVNALVHQVRKQGVDIRVNAPVSHIDFDHASERVRAVTLKSGETIACRSVVVATGGKSVPHTGSTGDGYPWAERAGHSITELFPTEVPITSGEPFIQSKELQGLSLRDVSLSVWNAKGKRVTEHRGDMIFTHFGVSGPIALRCSQFVVKELKKGDARNALLTIDLLPDQTADEVYAETLRLAQTESKKAVKNTLKSYLPERMIPLLLKEAGLDEQLTYDNIPKQAWLAFAKLIKSFPLRAYGTLKLEDAFVTGGGVNLKEIDPKTMQSKLMGGLYFCGEVLDIHGYTGGYNITAAFSTGYSAGSHAALKE, encoded by the coding sequence GTGATCTATGACGTCATTATAATAGGAGGCGGTTCCGCGGGTCTCATGGCCGGAATCGCAGCCAGCAAGAACGGAGCGAGAACGCTCCTGCTGGACAAAGGCGACAAATTAGGGCGCAAGCTGGGCATTTCCGGCGGCGGCCGCTGCAACGTGACGAACAACAAGGACATGGACGAGCTGATCAAGCATATCCCGGGTAACGGACGGTTCCTCTACAGCGCGTTAACGAGCTTCGGCAACAAGGATATCATCGCTTTCTTCGAAGGACTCGGCATCGCCTTGAAAGAAGAGGACAACGGGCGGATGTTTCCGGTCACCGACAACGCCAAGACGGTCGTGAACGCACTCGTTCACCAGGTCCGGAAGCAAGGCGTGGATATCCGGGTCAACGCCCCGGTCAGCCATATCGATTTCGACCACGCCAGCGAACGGGTTCGCGCGGTGACGCTGAAATCCGGCGAGACGATCGCCTGTAGAAGTGTCGTCGTTGCCACCGGCGGCAAGTCCGTTCCTCATACGGGTTCGACCGGGGATGGCTATCCATGGGCGGAGCGAGCCGGCCATTCCATTACGGAGCTGTTCCCGACGGAAGTGCCGATTACGTCGGGCGAGCCTTTCATCCAGAGCAAGGAGCTGCAGGGGCTGTCGCTCCGCGATGTCAGCTTGTCCGTCTGGAACGCCAAAGGAAAACGCGTAACGGAGCATCGCGGCGACATGATCTTCACTCACTTCGGCGTATCCGGCCCCATCGCGCTCCGGTGCAGCCAGTTCGTCGTCAAAGAATTGAAGAAAGGCGACGCCCGCAACGCCCTGCTTACGATCGATCTGCTGCCGGATCAAACGGCTGACGAAGTTTATGCGGAGACGCTGCGGCTTGCTCAGACTGAATCGAAGAAAGCGGTCAAGAATACGCTCAAGAGTTATTTGCCGGAGCGCATGATACCTTTATTATTGAAGGAAGCCGGATTGGACGAGCAGCTGACGTACGATAATATCCCGAAGCAAGCCTGGCTTGCTTTCGCGAAGCTGATCAAGTCGTTTCCACTGCGGGCTTACGGGACGCTGAAGCTGGAGGACGCTTTCGTAACCGGAGGCGGCGTGAATCTGAAGGAAATCGATCCGAAGACGATGCAATCGAAGCTGATGGGCGGCTTGTATTTCTGCGGCGAAGTGCTGGACATTCACGGGTACACCGGGGGTTATAACATTACGGCGGCATTCTCGACCGGCTATTCGGCCGGCAGCCATGCGGCGCTTAAGGAATGA
- a CDS encoding helix-turn-helix domain-containing protein, translated as MMVDLFAQSPDAVIIVRSDQNSRCIYACNSAFRAMCGYTDEQLVGLDLRSLPLYGANPLWPIIDRLCASITSVNQEAHAETYFSLPRLDPLFGELYAKRMPDSDQALVMVTIRDRSEHKWIEDQAYERSIIVSMLLTKAGTVVSMRSYRGPIQYDRLELSRTNSDQFVDEQDRARVRDRLRDLQFSKETGEFKFILQLFQDRFHVHSIVKPFFNGDGSFRCYAIIVLAMDAVGAPDSETANWQINVPYGSDDPSESAYKLRLLMLEKRMSVTRLAERTKISLTTISNIRNGKIKKPHRLTAQLIADQLGVSPLDIWGPYN; from the coding sequence ATGATGGTGGATCTATTCGCTCAATCTCCGGATGCTGTAATCATCGTTCGATCCGATCAAAACAGTCGTTGCATCTATGCGTGCAATTCCGCCTTCCGTGCGATGTGCGGCTATACCGACGAACAATTGGTCGGACTCGACCTTCGCTCGCTGCCGTTATACGGCGCGAACCCCTTATGGCCGATCATCGATCGGCTGTGCGCTTCCATTACGTCGGTTAATCAGGAAGCCCATGCGGAGACGTATTTTTCATTGCCTCGTTTGGATCCGTTATTCGGCGAGTTATACGCCAAGCGGATGCCCGATTCGGATCAGGCGCTCGTCATGGTGACGATTCGCGACCGGTCGGAGCATAAATGGATCGAGGACCAGGCGTATGAACGCAGCATTATCGTTTCCATGCTGTTGACGAAGGCCGGAACCGTCGTTTCCATGCGCAGCTACCGCGGCCCGATCCAGTACGACCGATTAGAGCTGTCGCGTACGAACAGCGATCAATTCGTCGACGAGCAGGACCGCGCCCGCGTCCGGGACAGACTTCGGGACTTGCAATTCAGCAAGGAAACCGGCGAGTTCAAATTCATTCTGCAGCTGTTCCAAGACCGGTTTCATGTCCATTCCATCGTCAAGCCGTTCTTCAACGGAGACGGCTCATTCCGATGTTACGCCATCATCGTGCTCGCAATGGATGCCGTAGGCGCGCCCGATTCGGAGACGGCGAATTGGCAGATTAACGTTCCTTACGGTTCCGACGATCCTTCCGAATCGGCTTATAAGCTGCGTCTGCTCATGCTGGAGAAACGAATGTCCGTCACTCGGCTTGCCGAGCGTACGAAGATTTCACTGACGACGATCTCCAACATCCGCAATGGCAAAATCAAAAAACCGCATCGGCTGACCGCGCAATTGATCGCCGATCAGCTTGGCGTTTCGCCGCTCGATATTTGGGGGCCTTATAATTAA
- the xylB gene encoding xylulokinase, translating to MSYVIGVDLGTSAVKVLLLDRSGTVAAEASRDYPLFHEHSGWSEQRPDDWVDGTIEAIRELTANAGISADAIEGISFSGQMHGLVLLDAEGNPVRNAILWNDTRTTAECREIEALLGQELLLTITRNPALEGFTLPKILWVRKHEPEVFAKAVSFLLPKDYLRYRLTGGLHMDYSDAAGTLLLDVANKRWSSEVLEAVSLPASFAPPLVESHELTGTLLPERAAAAGLNANTKVFAGGADNACGAIGSGILQEGLTMCSIGTSGVILSYEETSANDFRGKVHFFNHGKENAFYAMGVTLAAGYSLSWFKQTFAKGESFDELLEGVGDVQPGAKGLLFTPYIVGERTPHADSVIRGSFIGIDGSHERKHFARAVMEGITFSLNESVAMFREAGKTVDTIISIGGGASNPVWLQMQADIFDANVVSLENEQGPGLGAAMLAAYGCGWFDSLEACAELFVKRASVYKPNPAAVDAYSGLFRIYQDVYAATRALNEGLQAYRK from the coding sequence ATGTCATACGTCATCGGCGTCGACTTAGGCACAAGCGCGGTGAAAGTGCTGCTTCTGGATAGAAGCGGCACGGTCGCTGCCGAAGCATCGCGCGATTATCCGCTGTTTCACGAGCATTCCGGCTGGAGCGAACAGCGTCCGGACGATTGGGTGGACGGCACGATCGAAGCGATCCGCGAATTGACGGCGAATGCCGGCATTTCCGCGGACGCGATCGAAGGCATCAGCTTCTCGGGTCAAATGCACGGTCTCGTGCTGCTGGACGCGGAAGGCAATCCCGTTCGCAACGCGATTCTATGGAACGATACGCGGACGACCGCGGAATGCCGCGAGATCGAAGCGCTGCTCGGCCAAGAGCTGCTGCTAACGATTACGCGCAATCCGGCTTTGGAAGGCTTCACGCTGCCGAAGATCCTCTGGGTGCGCAAGCACGAGCCCGAAGTCTTCGCGAAGGCGGTCTCCTTCTTGCTGCCCAAAGATTACCTCCGTTACCGGCTGACGGGCGGGCTGCATATGGATTACTCCGATGCGGCCGGCACGCTGCTGCTGGACGTGGCGAACAAACGGTGGAGCAGCGAGGTGCTGGAGGCGGTATCGCTGCCGGCATCCTTCGCCCCGCCGCTCGTGGAATCCCACGAGCTGACGGGCACGCTCCTTCCGGAACGCGCGGCTGCTGCCGGTCTGAACGCCAATACGAAAGTATTCGCGGGCGGCGCGGACAATGCTTGCGGCGCGATCGGATCGGGCATTCTGCAGGAAGGACTGACGATGTGCAGCATCGGCACGTCCGGCGTTATTCTCTCGTATGAAGAAACGAGCGCGAACGATTTCCGCGGCAAAGTGCATTTCTTCAACCACGGCAAAGAGAACGCGTTCTATGCCATGGGCGTTACGCTTGCCGCAGGCTACAGCCTTAGCTGGTTCAAGCAGACCTTTGCCAAAGGCGAATCGTTCGACGAGCTGCTGGAAGGCGTCGGCGACGTTCAGCCAGGCGCGAAAGGGCTGCTGTTCACGCCGTACATCGTCGGCGAACGGACGCCGCATGCGGATTCCGTCATTCGCGGCAGCTTCATCGGCATCGACGGCTCGCATGAACGGAAGCATTTTGCCCGCGCGGTTATGGAGGGCATTACGTTCTCGCTGAACGAGTCGGTGGCGATGTTCCGCGAAGCCGGCAAGACGGTCGATACGATCATTTCCATCGGGGGCGGCGCATCCAATCCGGTCTGGCTGCAGATGCAGGCGGATATCTTCGATGCGAATGTCGTTTCCTTGGAGAACGAGCAGGGGCCGGGCCTTGGCGCGGCGATGCTTGCGGCTTACGGCTGCGGCTGGTTCGACAGCTTGGAAGCATGCGCGGAGCTGTTCGTGAAACGCGCTTCCGTGTATAAGCCGAACCCGGCGGCGGTGGACGCTTACAGCGGCCTGTTCCGCATCTATCAAGACGTGTACGCGGCGACGCGGGCATTAAACGAAGGTCTTCAAGCTTACCGTAAGTAG
- the xylA gene encoding xylose isomerase, with protein sequence MTYFKNIGKIAFEGKGSDNPLAFKHYNPQEVVLGKTMEEHLRFAVAYWHTFTGTGSDPFGVGTAVRGWDSANEMDQAKMRVEANFEFLSKLGVPYYCFHDRDVAPEGSTLAETNKNLDVIADLLEQGMKDTGAKLLWNTANMFTNPRFVHGAGTTSNADVFAYAGAQLKKSLEVGKRLGAENYVFWGGREGYDTLLNTDMALELDNLARLFHMAVAYSKEIGFGAQFLIEPKPKEPTKHQYDFDAATTISFLQKYDLKDYFKLNLEANHATLAGHTFEHEIRVAAINGMLGSLDANQGDLLLGWDTDEFPTDIVSTTLTMFEVLKAGGIGKGGINFDAKVRRASFEDQDLFLAHIAGMDTYAWGLKAAAKLIEENVIDGFVNNRYRSFKEGIGAEIVAGRATLASLEQYALQNNAITNESGRLERIKLQLNEIIFSV encoded by the coding sequence ATGACTTACTTCAAAAACATCGGCAAAATCGCATTCGAAGGCAAAGGCTCCGACAATCCGCTCGCATTCAAACACTATAACCCGCAAGAAGTCGTGCTTGGCAAAACGATGGAAGAGCACCTGCGTTTCGCGGTTGCTTACTGGCATACATTCACGGGTACCGGCTCCGATCCGTTCGGCGTAGGTACGGCAGTCCGCGGCTGGGACAGCGCGAACGAAATGGATCAAGCGAAAATGCGCGTTGAAGCGAATTTCGAATTCCTGAGCAAACTCGGCGTCCCTTACTATTGCTTCCATGACCGCGACGTTGCGCCTGAAGGCAGCACGCTTGCCGAAACGAACAAGAACCTCGACGTGATCGCCGATTTGCTTGAGCAAGGCATGAAAGACACCGGCGCGAAGCTGCTGTGGAACACGGCTAACATGTTCACCAACCCGCGCTTCGTACATGGCGCTGGAACGACGTCCAACGCTGACGTATTTGCATATGCCGGCGCACAATTGAAGAAAAGCCTTGAAGTGGGCAAACGCCTTGGTGCCGAGAACTACGTGTTCTGGGGCGGCCGCGAAGGCTACGATACGCTGCTTAACACGGACATGGCGCTTGAACTAGACAACCTGGCCCGCCTGTTCCACATGGCTGTAGCGTATTCCAAAGAAATCGGTTTCGGCGCGCAATTCCTGATCGAGCCTAAGCCGAAAGAGCCAACGAAACACCAATACGATTTCGACGCGGCAACGACGATCTCGTTCCTGCAGAAATATGATCTGAAAGACTACTTCAAGTTGAACCTGGAAGCCAACCATGCAACGCTGGCAGGCCATACGTTCGAACACGAAATCCGCGTAGCTGCCATCAATGGCATGCTTGGCTCGCTCGATGCAAACCAAGGCGACCTGCTGCTCGGCTGGGATACGGACGAATTCCCTACGGATATCGTATCGACGACGCTTACGATGTTCGAAGTGCTTAAAGCCGGCGGTATCGGCAAGGGCGGCATCAACTTCGACGCCAAAGTACGCCGCGCGTCCTTCGAGGACCAAGATTTGTTCCTGGCGCACATCGCCGGTATGGATACGTACGCATGGGGCTTGAAAGCCGCTGCGAAACTGATCGAAGAGAACGTGATCGACGGCTTCGTAAACAACCGCTACCGCAGCTTCAAAGAAGGCATCGGCGCCGAGATCGTTGCCGGCCGCGCAACGCTGGCATCGCTGGAGCAATACGCGCTGCAAAACAACGCGATCACGAACGAGTCCGGACGTCTGGAACGTATCAAATTGCAGCTGAACGAAATTATTTTCAGCGTATAG
- a CDS encoding ROK family transcriptional regulator yields MKQTGDLTLVKKMNTAIVLDAVLRYAPLSRAQISERTGLNKATVSSLVQDLIDSHLVADIGPGESSGGRKPNLLEFRSRSGYAVGIDLGVNYIRGILTDLEGSVVAERRITLRTQDADSVIAQLFDCIEALRSEIPACPYGMVGIGIGVPGLVNAEGTILFAPNLSWPEVPLRALAEERFGVPVTIDNEANAGAQGEQRYGAGRGIANQIYVSVGIGIGTGMILNKELYKGAGGFSGELGHLSIHADGKPCRCGNQGCWELYASENALLEQAAPLGYHDLDSLLDAARGGEAEVVALFAGIGEALGVGIANIVNVFNPDVVIVGNVMRRAEAWIGDAMQRTVARRALKHHRGKLSVLFAEQGEKSAVRGAAYYAISAFLAKMKGSGV; encoded by the coding sequence ATGAAGCAAACCGGAGATTTGACGCTCGTCAAAAAAATGAATACCGCCATCGTGCTGGACGCCGTGCTTCGTTACGCGCCGCTGTCACGGGCTCAAATCTCGGAACGTACGGGGCTGAACAAAGCGACGGTGTCGAGCCTCGTGCAGGATCTGATCGACAGTCACCTCGTGGCCGACATCGGTCCCGGCGAATCGAGCGGCGGACGGAAGCCGAATCTGCTGGAATTCCGGTCGCGCTCGGGCTATGCCGTCGGCATCGATCTCGGCGTCAATTATATCCGCGGCATTCTGACGGATCTCGAAGGCAGCGTCGTTGCCGAACGCCGGATCACGCTGCGGACGCAGGACGCGGACAGCGTCATCGCCCAGCTGTTCGACTGCATTGAAGCGCTGCGGAGCGAGATCCCGGCCTGCCCGTACGGCATGGTGGGCATCGGCATCGGCGTGCCCGGGCTCGTTAACGCCGAAGGAACGATTCTGTTCGCGCCGAACCTCTCCTGGCCGGAGGTTCCCCTGCGCGCGCTCGCGGAAGAACGCTTCGGCGTGCCCGTCACGATCGACAACGAAGCGAACGCCGGCGCGCAAGGCGAGCAGCGCTACGGCGCCGGCCGCGGGATCGCGAATCAGATCTACGTCAGCGTCGGCATCGGGATCGGCACGGGGATGATTTTGAACAAGGAGCTGTACAAAGGCGCGGGCGGCTTCTCGGGCGAGCTCGGCCATCTCTCCATTCATGCGGACGGCAAGCCTTGCCGCTGCGGCAATCAAGGCTGCTGGGAGCTGTACGCCTCGGAGAACGCGCTGCTCGAACAGGCGGCCCCGCTCGGTTATCACGACCTCGACAGCCTGCTCGATGCGGCCCGCGGCGGCGAAGCCGAAGTCGTCGCCTTGTTCGCCGGTATCGGGGAAGCGCTCGGCGTCGGCATCGCGAACATCGTGAACGTGTTCAATCCCGACGTGGTCATCGTCGGCAACGTTATGCGCCGCGCCGAAGCGTGGATCGGCGACGCCATGCAGCGCACCGTCGCCCGGCGGGCGCTGAAGCATCACCGCGGCAAGCTGAGCGTGCTATTCGCGGAGCAGGGCGAGAAATCCGCCGTGCGCGGAGCAGCGTATTATGCGATATCCGCCTTTCTGGCGAAAATGAAAGGAAGCGGCGTCTGA
- a CDS encoding SDR family NAD(P)-dependent oxidoreductase, translated as MRFQSKVVIVTGGASGIGEVTVRLFAQEGAKAVIADYSDQGQAVSDKLNAEGFDTIYVKTDVTKEEQVIHMVDETVSKYGRLDILFANAGIAKDAPADKLEADAWQRTIDINLTGVFLCDKYAIKQMLTQNGGGTIVNCGSIHSHVGKAGVTAYAAAKGGVKLLTQTMGADYAAKGIRVNAICPGYIDTPLIGNLPEAVTQHLIGLHPMGRLGRPEEVAKAVLFLASDDASFITGTTLLVDGGFTAV; from the coding sequence ATGAGATTCCAATCCAAAGTTGTCATTGTCACGGGCGGAGCCAGCGGTATCGGCGAAGTCACGGTCCGGTTATTCGCGCAGGAAGGCGCGAAGGCGGTCATTGCCGATTACTCCGATCAGGGGCAGGCGGTTTCGGATAAGCTGAACGCGGAAGGCTTCGATACCATATACGTCAAGACCGACGTGACGAAAGAAGAGCAGGTCATCCATATGGTGGACGAAACGGTGAGCAAATACGGCCGTTTGGATATTTTGTTCGCGAACGCGGGAATCGCGAAGGACGCCCCTGCCGACAAGCTGGAAGCGGACGCGTGGCAGCGTACGATCGACATCAATCTGACAGGCGTCTTCCTCTGCGATAAGTACGCGATCAAGCAAATGCTGACGCAAAACGGCGGCGGCACGATCGTCAACTGCGGTTCCATTCACAGCCATGTCGGCAAAGCGGGCGTTACGGCCTACGCGGCAGCCAAAGGCGGCGTCAAGCTGCTGACCCAGACGATGGGCGCGGATTACGCGGCCAAAGGCATTCGCGTGAACGCGATCTGCCCGGGCTACATCGATACGCCGCTGATCGGCAACCTGCCCGAAGCCGTCACGCAGCATCTGATCGGCCTTCATCCGATGGGCAGGCTCGGCCGTCCGGAGGAAGTTGCGAAAGCCGTCTTGTTCCTGGCCAGCGACGACGCATCGTTCATTACGGGAACGACGCTGCTCGTAGACGGCGGGTTTACTGCGGTGTAA